A window of Cryptomeria japonica chromosome 3, Sugi_1.0, whole genome shotgun sequence contains these coding sequences:
- the LOC131073074 gene encoding aspartic proteinase nepenthesin-1 → MERHYSKIKMQCSKLLGVLAFICFIIPVMSSSSERQFNVWSRLRVNLTRISEGESNLTERLREAVDRGKKRLNTIEASLKQQIAGQLDAETPIRVGSGEFLMSVAVGTPSVSFEAIVDTGSNLIWTQCLPCQNCYNQPTPIFDPSQSSSYSTVPCTDSLCDALDKFKTGCTPDCTFDYKYDDGSETSGDLAYESFSIGSGSGSTVAGIAFGCGHDNQRPGLSEGGGLVGLGRGALSLISQLGSKVDNKFSYCLLPITDSTSQTSPLIFGEGASLSGANTIPLIKNSNYPSFWYIPVTGITLNGNPVNIPAGTFDLQSDGRGGMIIDSGTTYTILTEPAYISVKEAIQSAIDLTPTDGSSVDLDLCYQTSGQVTLPTLIFNFKGGVDFVLPADNLFIRPSDNLLCLAMLGTSRKLSIFGNVQQQNFQILYDNAQNTLSFEPTKCDSL, encoded by the coding sequence ATGGAGAGGCATTACTCAAAAATAAAAATGCAGTGTTCTAAGCTGTTGGGCGTTCTAGCCTTCATCTGCTTTATTATTCCCGTGATGTCATCTTCCTCGGAGAGACAATTTAATGTTTGGTCGAGATTGAGAGTAAATTTGACCCGCATATCAGAGGGAGAGTCCAATCTTACCGAGCGGTTGCGTGAGGCGGTGGATCGAGGTAAGAAACGACTGAATACGATAGAGGCATCTCTAAAACAGCAGATAGCTGGGCAGTTAGACGCTGAAACGCCCATTCGCGTGGGAAGCGGAGAATTTCTGATGAGCGTTGCAGTGGGGACGCCGTCGGTGAGTTTTGAAGCGATTGTTGACACGGGGAGTAATCTGATTTGGACTCAATGCCTGCCTTGCCAGAACTGCTACAATCAGCCTACGCCAATCTTCGACCCCTCCCAATCGTCTTCGTATTCCACAGTTCCTTGCACTGACTCTCTTTGTGATGCTTTGGACAAATTTAAAACTGGATGCACTCCTGATTGTACCTTCGATTATAAGTATGACGATGGTTCTGAGACTAGCGGTGACCTGGCTTATGAGTCATTCTCCATTGGGAGTGGCAGCGGCAGCACGGTTGCAGGAATTGCTTTTGGATGCGGCCATGACAACCAAAGACCAGGATTATCAGAGGGCGGCGGTCTTGTGGGCTTAGGAAGAGGTGCTCTCTCACTTATCTCACAGTTAGGCTCCAAGGTAGACAACAAATTCTCTTACTGTCTCTTGCCCATCACCGACTCCACTTCACAAACCAGCCCTCTCATTTTCGGTGAGGGTGCTTCCTTGAGCGGAGCCAACACGATCCCACTCATTAAGAACAGTAATTATCCTTCCTTCTGGTATATTCCTGTCACAGGAATCACCCTCAATGGCAACCCCGTAAACATTCCTGCTGGAACTTTTGATCTGCAATCGGACGGTAGAGGAGGCATGATCATTGACTCTGGAACTACCTATACCATTCTAACCGAGCCTGCCTACATTTCTGTCAAGGAAGCAATTCAGTCCGCCATTGATCTTACTCCTACAGACGGCTCTTCTGTGGATCTGGATCTTTGTTACCAGACATCAGGTCAGGTAACCTTGCCTACTCTAATCTTCAACTTCAAGGGCGGCGTGGATTTCGTGCTTCCAGCAGACAACCTTTTCATTCGTCCATCTGACAATCTCTTGTGCCTCGCCATGTTGGGAACATCAAGGAAACTTTCCATCTTCGGAAACGTGCAACAGCAGAACTTCCAAATCCTTTACGACAATGCTCAGAACACACTCTCCTTTGAGCCTACTAAATGTGATTCTCTTTAA